ACGTATTGTtaacaaaaatttgtaattttacattCATAAGCTCATTTTTCAATCTGTAAACGTTTCAGTTCAATAAAGATGGGTATTGATGCAAGACGTGTGACCTGATATTTTATGTGTTTGCAAAATTCCAAAACTTACTTACCACAAGGGAGACACTTTTATTTCATCATTCAAGAGTTTACCAACTGAGATTGTTATATATCATTTCATGTTTACATTAGCCTTTAAATTCCCGGGTTACAGTTGGGAACATATACGTGTACGAGTTGCCTACGTTGCTAGATAATaattgtaaaagagggacgaaatataccaaagggatagtcaaactcgtaaatctaaaacaaacttacaacgccatggctaaaaatgaaaaagacaaacagaaaaacaatagtacacatgacacaacatagaaaactaaagaataaaaaacacgaaccccaccaaaaactaggggtgatctcaggtgctctggaagggtaagcagatcctgctccacatgcggcacccgtcgtgttgattatgtgattacaaatccggtaaaaagtcgtaattcggtaggtcaaaatCACGAAAGGGAAGGGGACTGCAGTTACGACGCAAGTAACACATCCGATATCACTTGTGAAACGGTCactccataacggtcaaccaactcgtgatggcgtccgtaaaatttacgaagggatgattttaacttcaccatttggaacttttggtttaatagcttccttgtgagcagtaaccctctatcaagaaaatcatgataggaaatgcaagcacgggaatatcgtatcaattgggatatatataatttatataatgtaatttaGTTATCATTGCGAAAGAAAGGCATTGCTAGACAAAAACTACACATTTAATATCATTAAGCAATTATAACATTTAtagtatttcaaattttaaattttatcatatttgttttgcaatgGAAACACTGTCTAAAGGTAGGAAAATCATAACTTAAAAGCGGAGAATGTCTTGATAAACTTATCTTTTGTTATCAATAAGTTGatagatattttcattttaaaacctCTTATTGTTCAGTCACgttgttttataaatgtataataggcaacaattatctgatcccgattGTACTACTTGTGCGATCCAGGCATGATCATATAAGTTGGTTAACGATGAGTTGGTCCATTTGGCATGttgatataaaatacaaattaaagttgaaagaaaaaaaaaacttttgccAAATGCTAGatttattttccaattataTCTGGAAAAATGAAGAGGAATTAACAACCAACCAGTGATACGTGTTTCTGAACACTGGTATAAAGATGTAATTACAAAAATCGTTTAAGTAGAATTTATAAGTCATCAGCCATAAAAGATAGGCAATAATAACTTACCTGGCACAATCAAAACAGCTATACATAGAAGTAAATTCACTAGCGTCGTCATTGTTTTAATCGTGATTCTGCTCTCTAATTAGTAACCTTTATtgaacatgtatttataatCAGCATGTAGGTGTCAaggttttatatttatttgaacatGTTGGCCTCGACGTTATTAAACTCATTGCCATTATTAACATAAAGGCGATAAAAGGTTAATATTAAAGCAATCAGTAGTCTTCACaacacatttaatttttcttcttctttttttctcatCTGCATTTACTACAATGATCAATATGGcatttgttggtttgttttacGTTGAATGTTATGTTAccccaaaataaataaaagaagcaAACCTTGTGAAACCTTTAAACTCGAATGTATTTACTCGCAACAGCATGTGTTTACCATTTGTTCTTTTAACCTTGGCAATATGTAAAATGCACAGTCAAGTAATTTAAATGCAacgaaaaatatgtttttctaataattattttgttggtagactttttatattcaacatgttcTTCAACCTTGAACGttattttggttttattatGTATTGATTCGAGCGTCTCTGGTCAGTTTTTTACAGACGAaccacgcgtctggcgtacgaAATTATTATCCTGATATATATGATGAGATGATTATTTCTATaggtttaaaattaataattgtgCATGTAGTTTCAGGCTTGTAATGGTTTTGCGTACGATTTACTAGTAAGTGAAAGtatttgtgaaacaaaataacaacaatgtCCATTGGAAAATATTCCATACATGTTAAGGACAAGTTCAAATACGTAGAATATGTAGGTCCAGTAATAGGGGTCAACCGAGAAGAAAGCTGTACATATTGACTGCTACTGGAAACAGTTATTTCTGCTATTGACTGCtattgaaaaaagttatttcGTTACAGAAATTTCGTTTGCAATCAGCCAACTTCAGACCCGACAAAGAATTGTTTCAAGGTTTCATAATGTACTGAGCGTCTGGAACTCCCTCTATATGAATATTTGAATGTTATGTCTGAATTCTATCTGAACATATTAGCTAATCTATACGTTCTCCAAACCAAATAGACACACCACCACTTTTGAAAGGATTAAACTGTTGGTTCAAAAGAGACCAAAGGTGGCCATATTTCTCTTCCCAAATTATCTCTCGGTCGGTAGAAATGGAAATTAAATAAAGGTACTGACCATCAGTCAAAGTTGTTTAATTTTAGATGgcttaattttattacaaaagggaacatttaaaaatgcgACCTATTGTAGTTTTGAAGTTTAAAGTTTgagaagtatttttttctacattgacgTCAGATGTTATTGAcgtaaaatcaataattaaatttCTGCTGTGTTTTTGTATGTATACGCAATAACAAATGACTATGTGTTAGCAAAGAAGGGAGGTATAATGTTTAATGATAGAGTCATTTAATGTTTTGGATAAGTTGATGAAATCAATACCtcttttaatacttttaatatgtttaactaTTACACAGTGCGTGTATTTATCTTCAGGTTTATCGATACGATAGAAAGCCTATGGTGGCAAAAAGCTGCAGTTATACACGTATTTTCATAGAATGGACGGAACGACGAGACTGTCATACTActtgaaattttcatatgacTAACTAATTGTTATTCACTCAGTTTGGATAATAATGTATGCCTACCATTGTTTTTAAGTATAGATAGAAGAGCAACAACTGTACACTATAACAAATTCGTTGATTAAGATGGATAAGTTTGCCATGAGATCCATAATAACGTTGTCTTTTATCAACAATATTAATGATTATGATCTATgatactaaaataacgaggtccaaaTTATCAGCCGTCATGGGGTTAAAAACGACAAATctaagaattcaactttatataaagctaatataggacaatggtgttgattaaaaattacaccactccagacccgtttattttccacataattaatattgcaaataattaacaagttccggatcgaatccgataccgataccattAGTATATTCACCTATTAAATAtgaccttatctgtacgttccgcatcacacaggcgcaccaccaaacggtgtatttagaattttgctatatacacgggtcataatcacggAGTTGACACTTCTAAATTTAATAATTGTCACATTGTTCCCTATTAAGTATTTTAACGTATAGGTaaagttttcaatttgatagacgtaaaacagcgaattaAAGGATACTTTATTTATTACAAATCATAtgataggacaatgctgttgattaaataGTACTTCATCCCAGGcccttttattttccaaataattgTGTTCAAGTGCATCTCAATGAAAtaatcagatgacaataccaatactaaatataaagcttatgcatagttatatactttaattcagtcacgggcCCACGATATCAAGGGTGTGCTCTAGTAATAAATAAGTTTCAAGTACCGGTATGTTCCCTTGTCCAATAATTATTAACTGCACCATTGTTTAGACACATGGTGTTATTCTGTACTGTTCAATTGTTTAGACCCAGGGTGTTATTCTGTACTGCAACATTGTTTAGACCCTGGGTGTTATTCTGTACTGCACCATTGTTTAGACCCAGGGTGTTATTTTGTACTGCAACATTGTTTAGACCCAGGGTGTTATTCTGTACTGCACCATTGTTAAGACCCAGGCGTATTTTGTACTGCACCATTGTTTAGACCCAGGTGTTATTCTGTACTGCACCATTGTTTAGACCCAGGGTGTTATTCTGGACTGAAACATTGTTTAGACCCAGTGTCATTCTGTACTATACCATTATTTATACCCAGGGTGTTATTCTGTAATGCATCATTGTTTAGACCCAGGGCGTTATTTTGTACTGTTCCATTGTTTTGACCCAGGGTGTTATACTGTACTGTTCCACTGTTTAGACCCAGGGTGTTATTCTGAACTGTTCCATTGTTTTGACCCAGGGTGTTATATTGTACTATTTCACTGTTTAGACCCAGGGTGTTATTATGTACTGCACCATTGTTAAGACCCAGGGTGTTATTCAGTAGTGCACCATTGTTCAGACCCAGATGTTAGTTTGTAATGCACCATTGTTTAGACCAAGGGTAGACCAAGGGTGCTATTCTGTACTGCACCATTGTTTAGACCCAGGGTGTTATTCTGTATGAAttgttgacactactaaatttaatgttaataatTGTCACATTGTTCCCTATTGAGTATTTTaacgtataggtacagttttcaatttgatagACGTAAAACAGCAAATTAAAGGATACTTTATCTATTACAAATCATAtgataggacaatgctgttgattaaataGTACTTCATCCCAGGcccttttattttccaaataattgTGTTCAAGTGCATCTTTATGAAAtaatcagatgacaataccaatactaaatataaagattatgcatagttatatactttaattcagtcacgggcCCACGATATCAAAGGTGTGCTCTAGTAATAAATAAGTTTCAAGTACCGGTATGTTCCCTTGTCCAATAATTATTAACTGCACCATTGTTTAGACACATGGTGTTATTCTGTACTGTTCCATTGTTTAGACCCAGAGTGTTATTCTGTACTGCAACATTGTTTAGACCCTTGGTGTTATTCTGTACTGCACCATTGTTAAGACCCAGGTGTCAATTTGTACTGCACCATTGTTTAGACCCAGGGTGCTATTTTGTACTGCAACATTGTTTAGACCCAGGGTGTTTTTATGTACTGCACCATTGTTAAGACCCAGGCGTATTTTGTACTGCAACATTGTTTAGACCCAGGTGTTATTCTGTACTGCACCATTGTTTAGACCCAGGGTGTTATTCTGGACTGAAACATTGTTTAGACCCAGTGTCATTCTGTACTACACCATTATTTAGACCCAGTGTGTAATTCTGTAATGCATCATTGTTTTGACCCAGGGTTTTATTCTGTACTGTTCCACTGTTTAAACCCAGCGTGTTATTCTGTactgttttattgttttgaccAAGGGTGTTATATTGTACTGTTTCACTGTTAAGACCCAGGGTGTTATTCTGTACTGTTCCATTGTTTTGACCCAGGGTGTTATATTGTACTGTTTCACTGTTTAGACCAAGGGTGTTATTTTGTACTGCATCATTGTTTAGACCCAGGGTGTTATTCTGTAATTCACCATTGTTCAGACCCAGGTGTTAGTTTGTAATGTACCATTGTTTAGATCAAGGGTGTTATTCTTTACGTACTACACCATTGTTAAGACCAAGGGTGTTATTCTGTAACTGCACCATTGTTAAGACCCAGGGTGGTATTCTGTTCTGCATCATTGTTTAGACCCAATGGGTATTCTGTACTGCACCATTGTTTAGACCCAGGGTTTTATTCTGTACTGTTCCATTGTTTAGACCCAGGGTGTTATTCTGTTCTGCACCATTGTTTAGACCCAGGGTGTTATACTGTACTGTTCCACTGTTTAGACCCAGGGTATTATTCTGTACTGTTCCATTGTTTTGACCCAGGGTGTTATATTGTACTGTTTCACTGTTTAGACCCAAATTGTCATTCTGTACTGTTCCATTTTTTGAACCCAGGGTGTTATTCTCTACTGCACCATTTTTTAGACCCAGGGTGTTATGCTGTACTGCAGCATTGTTAAAACCCATGGTGTCATTTTGTACTGCACCATTATTTAGACCCAGTTTCATTCTGTACTGCAACATTGTTTAGACCAAATGTGTTATTCTGTACTGCACCATTGTTTCGACCCAGGGTGTTATTAAGTACTGCACCATTGTTCAGACCCAGAGTGTTATTCTGTACTACAACATTGTTTAGACCCACAGTGGTATTCTGTACTGTTCCATTATTTTGACCCTTGGTGTTATACTGTACTGTTCCACTGTTTACATCCGGGGTGTTATTCTGTACTGCACCATTGTTTAGACCCATGGGGCTATTCTGTAATGCATCATTGTTTCCACCCATGGTTATTCTGTACTGCAACATTGTTTAGACCGAGGGTGTTTTTCTGTACTGCAACATTATTTAGACCAAGGGTGTTATTCTGTACTGCACCATTATTTAGACCCAGGGTGTTATTCCTTACTGCAACATTGTTTAGACCCCGGTGTTATTCTGTAATGCACCATTGTTTAGACCCAGGGTGTTATTATGTACTGCATCATTGCAAAGACCCAGAGTGTTATTCTGTACTGCATCATTGTTTAAACCCAGGGTGTTATTCTGTACTGCACCATTGTTTAGACCCAGGTGTTATGCTGTACTGCAGCATTGTTAAGACCCATGGTGTCATTCTGTACTGCACCATTGTTTAGACCCAAGGTGTTATTATGTAATGCACCATTGTTTAGACCAAGGGTGTTATTCTGTACTGCATCATTGTAAAGACCCAGTGTGTTATTCTGTACTGCACCTCTATTTAAACCCAGGGTGTTATGCTGTACTGCAGCATTGTTAAGACACAGAGTGTTATTATGTACTGCATCATTGTTTAAACCCAGGGTGTTTTTCTGTACTGCACCATTGTTTAGACCCAGGTATTATGCTGTACTGCAGCATTGTTAAGACCCATGGTGTCATTCTGTACTGCACCATTGTTTAGACCCAAGGTGTTATTATGTAATGCACCATTGTTTAGACTAAGGGTGTTATTCTGTACTGCATCGTTGTAAAGACCCAGTGTGTTATTCTGTACTGCACCATTGTTTAAACCCAGGGTGTTATGCTGTACTGCAGCATTGTTCAGACCCATGGTTTCATTCTGTAATGCACCATTGTTGAGACCCAGGATGTTATTATATACTGCATCATTGTAAAGACCCAGAGTGTTATTCTGTACTGCATCATTGTTTAAACCCAGGGTGTTATTCTGTACTGCACCATTGCTTAGACCCAGGTGTTATGCTGTACTGCAGCATTGTTAAGACCCATGGTGTCATTCTGTACTGCACCATTGTTTAGACCCAAGGTGTTATTATGTAATGCACCATTATTTAGACCAAGGGTGTTATTCTGTACTGCATCGTTGTAAAGACCCAGTGTGTTATTCTGTATTGCACCATTGTTAAGACCCATGGTGTCATTCTGTACTGCACCATTGTTTAGACCCAGGGTGTTATTCTGTACTGCTACATTGTTTAGACCCAGGGTGTTATTCTGTACTGCAACATTGTTTAGACCAAGGGTGTTATTCTTTACTGCTACATTGTTTAAACCCAGGGTGTTATGCTGTACTGCAGCATTGTTAAGACCCATGGTGTCATTCTGTACTGCACCATTGTTTAGACCCAGGGTGTTATTCTGTACTGCTACATTGTTTAGACCCAGGGTGTTATTCTGTACTACAACATTGTTTAGACCAAGGGTGTTATTCTTTACTGCTACATTGTTTAGACCCAGGGTGTTATTCTGTACTGCAACATTGTTTAGACCAAGGGTGTTATTCTTTACTGCTACATTGTTTAGACCCAAGGTGTCATTCTGTACTGCAACATTGTTTAGACCAAGGGTGTTATTCTTTACTGCTACATTGTTTAGACCCAAGGTGTCGTTCTGTACTGCAACATTGTTTAGACCCAAGGTGTTATTCTGTACTGCTACATTGTTTAGACCAAGGGTGTTATTCTGTACTGCAACATTGTTTAGACCAAGGGTGTTATTCTTTACTGCTACATTGTTTAGACCCAAGGTGTCATTCTGTACTGCAACATTGTTTAGACCCAAGGTGTTATTCTATACTGCACCATTGTTAAGACCCAGAGTGTTATTCTGTACTGCACCATTGCTTAGACCCCCAGTGTTATATGTATTGCACCATTGTTTAGACCAAGGGTGTTATTCTGTACTGCACCATTGTTTAAACCCATGATGTAATGCTGTACTACAGCATTGTTGAGACCCTTTGTGTCATTCTGTACTGCACCATTGTTTAGACCCAGTGTCATTCTGTACTGCAACAATGTTTAGACCCAAGGTGTTATTCTGTACTGCAACATTGTTTAGACCCAGGGTGTTATTCTTTACTGCTACATTGTTAAGACCAAGGGTGTTATTCTGTACTGCACTTTTGTTTCGACCCAGGGTGTTATTATGTACTGCACCATTGTTCAGACCCAGAGTGTTATTCTGTACTGCAACATTGTTTAGACACAGGGTGTTATTCTGTACTGTTCCATTATTTTGACCCTTGGTGTTATACTGTACTGTTCCACTGTTTACACCCAGGGAGTTATTCTGTATTGCACCATTGTTTAGACCCAGTGTGTAATTATGTACTGCACCATGTTTAAACCCATGGTGTTATTCTATAATATACCATTGTTTAGACCCGGGATGCTATTCTGTAATGCATCATTGTTTAGACCCAGGGTGTTATTCTGTACAGTTCCATTGTTTTGACCCAGGGTGTTATACTGTACTGTTCCACTGTTAAGACCCATGGTGTAATTCTGTATTGCACCATTGTTTAGACCCCGGTGTTATTCTGTACTGCAACAATGTTTAGACCCAGGGCGTTATTCTGTAATGCACCATTGTTTAAACCGATGGTTATTCTGTACTGCAACACTGTTTAGACCGAGGGTGTTTTTCTGTACTGCAACATTGTTTAGACCCAGGGTGTTATTCTGTACTGTTCCATTGTTTAGACCCAGTGTGTTATTCTGTGCTGCACTATTGTTTAGACCCAGGGTTTTATTCTGTACTGCACCATTGTTTAGAGTCATGGTGTTAATCTGTACTGCTACATTGTTTAGACCCAGGGTGTTATTATGTACTGCAACATTGTTTAGACCCATGGTGTTATTCTGTACTGCAACATTGTTTAGACCCAGGGTGTTATTCTGTACTGCACCATTATTTAGACCCATGGTGTTATTCTGTACTACACAATTGTTTAGACCCAGGGTTTTATTCTGTACTTTTCCATTGTTTAGACCCAGTGTGTTATTCTGTACTGCAACATTGTTTTGACCCAGGGTGTTACTCTGTACTGCAACATTGTTTTGACCCAGGGTGTTATTCTGTATTGCACCATTATTTAGACCCAGGGTGTTATTCTGTATTACACCATTGCTTAGACCCAGTGTGTAATTCTGTACTGCTACATTGTTTAGATTAAGGGTGTTATTCTGTAATGCACCATTGTTTAGACCCAGGGTGTAATTCTGTACTGCTACATTGTTTAGATTAAGGGTGTTATTCTGTAATGCACCATTGTTTAGACCCAAGGTGTTATTCTGTACTGCACCATTATTTAGACCCATGGTGTTATTCCGTACTGCACCATTATTTAGACCCATGGTGTTATTCTGTAATGCACCATTGTTAAGACCCATGGTGTTATTCTGTACTGCACCATTATTTAGACCCAGGGTGTTATTCTGTATTACACGATTGCTTAGAACCAGTGTGTTATTCTGTATTGCACCATTGTTTAGACCCAGGGTGTTATTCTGTACTGCACCATTGTTTAGACCCAGGGTTTTATTCTGTAATGCACCATTGTTTTGACCCAGTGTGTTATTTTGTACTGCACCATTGTTTAGACCCAGGGTGTAATTGTGTACTGCATAATTGTTTTGACCAAGGGTGTTATTCTGTACTGCATCATTGTTTAGACCAAGGGTTGTATTCTGTACTACACCATTGTTTAGACCCAGTGTGTTATTCTGTACTGCACCATTGTTTAGACCCAGGATGTTATTTTGTACTGCACCATTGTTTAGACCCAGGGTGTTATTATGTACTGCAACATTGTTTTGACCCAGGGTATTATTCTGTACTGCACAATTGTTTTTACCAAGGTGTTATTCTGTACTGCAACATTGTTTAGAACCTGGGTGTAGTTCTCTAGTGTTCCATTGTTTAGACACAGTGTGTTATTCGGTACTGCACCGTTGTTTAGACCCAGGGTGTTATTCTGTACTGCACCATTGTTTTGACCCAGGGTGTTATTCTGTACTGCACCATTGTTTAGACCCAAGGTGCTATTCTGTACTGCACCATTGTTTAGACCCATGGTGTCATTCAGTACTGGGCCATTGTTTAGATCCAGGGTTTTATTCTGTACTACACCATTGTTTAGATCCAGGGTGTTATTCTGTAATGCATCATTGTTTAGACCCAGGAAGTATTCTGTACTGCACCATTGTTTAGACCCAGGGTGtcattatgtattattatacttcacgttaaaatgccatattttgattggctaatacgagggtgtcattttactctatcacatagctgagagggtgacaatttttttgaatgttaccctctcgtctcaaccaatcaaaaatcgacaatttaaaggacaatggattgaatttacatcaagtaGTTGAATACTATGCTTAAGTTTTACGTTTtggatcaaattttattattgaactgtcaaaataaaaaataaaaaaacatcttgttgtttatttctaatactcgtaacgttgttatgtacgtgacgtcatagaaaatccttttgaaataaaatttatctgtaaaagacaaaaatggtaggacgttcagtataataaattaaataacacatagctgagagggtgatagagcagattggtaccccttgaaaaagcattgtcaaccttggcttcgccgcggttgacaatgttttctcggggtaccaatctgctctatcaccctctcagctatgtgttatttatatattattatacttcacgttaaaatgccatattttgattggctaatacgagggtgtcattttactctatcacatagctgagagggtgacaatttttttgaatgttaccctctcgtctcaaccaatcaaaaatcgacaatttaaaggacaatggattgaatttacatcaagtaGTTGAATACTATGCTTAAGTTTTACGTTTTGGatcaaatttaattattgaactgtcaaaataaaaaataaaaaaacatcttgttgtttatttctaatactcgtaacgttgttatgtacgtgacgtcatagaaaatccttttgaaataaaatttatctgtaaaagacaaaaatggtaggacgttcagtataataaattaaataacacatagctgagagggtgatagagcagattggtaccccttgaaaaagcattgtcaaccttggcttcgccgcggttgacaatgttttctcggggtaccaatctgctctatcaccctctcagctatgtgttatttatatactgtTCCATTGTTTAGAGCCTGGTTGTAATTCTGTACTGCACCATTATTTAGACTAAGGGTGTTATTCTGAACTGCACCTTTTGTTTAGACCCATGGTGGTATTCTGTACTGCACCATTGTTTAGACCCATGGTGATTTTCTGTACTGCACCATTGTTTAGACCCATGGTGTTATTCTGTACTGCAACATTGTTTAGACCCAGGGTGTTATTCTGTACTGTTCCATTGtaagatatttattgatttttatttattgtatatgtTAAAATGCTTTTGAAATTACTTGAGAGGCCAAAAGTTGACATAACGAATTACATATAATCTCAGTTCAAAATCCAATATCACCGTACTGATAAACCCCGTCTTGATTATTATTCATTTACGCATATAATAGAGTAACACGTTTATTACAAGCTGTTGTGTTACAGCCTGTCTCCTTTCTCCttgaaataaacacaaaaaatatacaagtttatCTTAATCATTCTAAGGTGACTAAGTATTTACGGCAGATTTTAGATATTACATGCAAGTCAATATACACGCAAATCAAGTAAACTGCAATTTCTATGTTATCTttcttttaatgaaatattatatacaaacaatGAATACTTGGATAAAAATACAATCTCTTTAACcaggtcaatatatatatatatttgaaacctgtgatgagcctgtaattcagtggtttcgtttgtttatgtgttacctttttgtttttcgtttattttttatacataaataaggtcgttagttgactcgtctgaattgttttgcattgtaaTTCCTaggcctgttatagctgactatgcggcatgggctttgcttattgttgaaggccgtatagtgacctatagttgttaatttctgtgtcctttTGTCTCTTGTTGaaagttgtcacattggcaatcatacaacatcttctttttatattatcatgttttttacgttatctatttaaaatgtatttttatttcgaaattcaatatatttttataacagtttaaaaataaattttattcaattcaattcaattcaaagttttattgccatataaactttacagtttgtgacatataacaacaacaaaaacaaataaagacaataactaagtaactcaatatatatacacaaaacatatttgactcataaacaataaacatgCCTTATCAGCATATCACTTCAATCTAGATGTAAAGTCAAAACGTCATTGACCTAAGCACCAATCTCCTATTATATGATTCACCCTGCGAATCGAGACTGTCAAAATTATCTAACAAGAAAAGTACACACTTCGCGAAGAATCAGGTCATACAACTATATAAATTGtgtgtttttgtgtttattcGCAAGCAATAAGGAAGACAAATTTAAcccaaaaaaaacttttttatcaatttctccGGGATGCTCAACGCTAACTATATGAAAACCAACAATGCGCAGTGATATAGACTTACTTTGAAAAACACTTAATACATAATtggagacaatatctgaaatgAGAATCAAAACAATCTTAACAAATACCAAATACTTCACGTTTTGTACTAGAAAGGT
The genomic region above belongs to Mytilus trossulus isolate FHL-02 chromosome 7, PNRI_Mtr1.1.1.hap1, whole genome shotgun sequence and contains:
- the LOC134726451 gene encoding putative uncharacterized protein DDB_G0286901; the encoded protein is MELNSVRDNMLTYYKTITSLSPCLLMKYNTGIDQKKHERSNEGDCAYSSVYSCFNSSRWNIQEGSFWDCLTVKIISPDVYTFIARDAVKAGGLCNACFEANEENAVFLVARAYGATDIVSNYVLSVFQIQNNTLGQNNVAVHNNTLGLNNGAVQNNILGLNNGAVQNNTLGLNNGVVQNTTLGLNNDAVQNNTLGQNNYAVHNYTLGLNNGAVQNNTLGQNNGALQNKTLGLNNGAVQNNTLGLNNGAIQNNTLVLSNRVIQNNTLGLNNGAVQNNTMGLNNGALQNNTMGLNNGAVRNNTMGLNNGAVQNNTLGLNNGALQNNTLNLNNVAVQNYTLGLNNGALQNNTLNLNNVAVQNYTLGLSNGVIQNNTLGLNNGAIQNNTLGQNNVAVQSNTLGQNNVAVQNNTLGLNNGKVQNKTLGLNNCVVQNNTMGLNNGAVQNNTLGLNNVAVQNNTMGLNNVAVHNNTLGLNNVAVQINTMTLNNGAVQNKTLGLNNSAAQNNTLGLNNGTVQNNTLGLNNVAVQKNTLGLNSVAVQNNHRFKQWCITE
- the LOC134726450 gene encoding epsin-like; the encoded protein is MGLNSGTVQYNTLGQNNGTVQNNTLGLNNDALQNSIPGLNNVQNDTLGLNNVAVKNNTLGLNNVAVQNNTLGLNNVAVQNNTLGLNNVAVQNDTLGLNNVAVKNNTLGLNNVAVQNDTLGLNNVAVKNNTLGLNNVAVQNNTLGLNNVAVKNNTLGLNNVVVQNNTLGLNNVAVQNNTLGLNNGAVQNDTMGLNNAAVQHNTLGLNNVAVKNNTLGLNNVAVQNNTLGLNNVAVQNNTLGLNNGAVQNDTMGLNNGAIQNNTLGLYNDAVQNNTLGLNNGALHNNTLGLNNGAVQNDTMGLNNAAVQHNTWV